A genome region from Pseudomonas anguilliseptica includes the following:
- a CDS encoding tetratricopeptide repeat protein — protein MNIAPLHHRPLLLLLCAGLLLGGCANQAEQNQTEQPTQQADAPRGNSAAEANLRSQANRGDLDSQFQLGSLYFVGNPNKDLKQAEYWWKLAADKGHAMAAVSLAYLYTGRDNPDFNNPQQMLKYLNQSAAGGNPMAQHILGSLYLRGEQGVPLDANQARRLFTSACQQNYSASCTALQEMP, from the coding sequence ATGAACATTGCCCCACTACACCACCGCCCACTGTTGTTGCTGCTCTGCGCAGGCCTGCTGCTGGGCGGCTGCGCCAACCAAGCGGAACAAAACCAGACCGAACAGCCCACCCAGCAAGCAGATGCCCCCCGCGGAAACAGCGCCGCCGAGGCCAACCTGCGCAGCCAGGCCAACCGTGGCGATCTCGACAGCCAGTTCCAGCTCGGCAGCCTGTACTTCGTCGGCAATCCGAACAAGGACCTCAAGCAGGCCGAATACTGGTGGAAGCTCGCCGCCGACAAGGGCCACGCCATGGCCGCCGTCAGCCTGGCCTACCTGTACACCGGCCGCGACAACCCGGACTTCAACAACCCACAACAGATGCTCAAGTACCTCAACCAGTCCGCCGCTGGCGGCAACCCGATGGCCCAGCACATCCTCGGCAGCCTCTACCTACGGGGCGAACAAGGCGTACCGCTGGACGCCAATCAGGCCCGACGCCTGTTCACCAGCGCCTGCCAGCAGAATTACAGTGCCAGTTGCACAGCACTGCAGGAGATGCCCTGA
- a CDS encoding IS30 family transposase, protein MSYSELSVEERATIQIGHAQGFSLRKIAHLINRSPSTISRELRRNREVCGRYSARAAQQQMRARRQVCRPKRKLLPGSERFELVTHMLRERLSPEQIAGKLRSMNIPSLRDAYVCRETIYTAIYALPVGELRKELIICLRQSKTTRRPRSGGVDRRGQLPELVSIHVRPPEIEDRLMPGHWEGDLIKGKANASSVGTLVERTSGYLMLIKMNDATATSAMEGFSAALNRMPLAMRKSMTYDQGREMARHAEITQRTGIAIYFCDPHSPWQRGSNENINGLIRQYLPKGTDLSGHSQEQLDAIALQLNMRPRKRFDFKCPIEVMSEVMQEAMAMRHDAPASIQ, encoded by the coding sequence ATGTCTTATTCCGAACTCAGCGTTGAAGAGCGCGCCACTATTCAAATCGGTCATGCCCAAGGCTTTAGCCTGCGCAAGATTGCCCACCTGATCAACCGATCCCCCTCGACTATCAGTCGCGAGTTGCGCCGTAATCGAGAGGTCTGCGGTCGTTACTCGGCCCGTGCGGCGCAGCAGCAGATGAGAGCCCGGCGCCAAGTCTGCCGGCCCAAGCGAAAGCTGCTGCCCGGTAGTGAACGCTTCGAGTTGGTGACCCATATGCTGCGTGAGCGTTTGTCTCCCGAGCAGATTGCCGGCAAGCTGCGCAGCATGAACATACCCAGCCTCAGAGATGCCTACGTCTGTCGCGAGACGATCTATACCGCGATCTATGCCTTGCCGGTCGGCGAGCTGCGTAAGGAGCTGATTATCTGCCTGCGCCAAAGCAAGACGACGCGCAGGCCGCGCTCTGGCGGCGTGGATCGACGTGGCCAGCTCCCGGAGCTGGTCAGTATTCACGTGCGCCCGCCGGAGATTGAAGACCGCCTGATGCCGGGCCACTGGGAAGGCGACCTTATCAAGGGCAAGGCCAACGCCTCGTCGGTCGGCACCTTGGTAGAACGCACCAGTGGCTACCTGATGCTGATCAAGATGAACGATGCGACGGCGACCTCGGCGATGGAAGGTTTCAGCGCCGCACTCAATCGTATGCCGCTGGCGATGCGTAAGAGCATGACCTACGACCAGGGCCGGGAGATGGCGCGGCACGCCGAGATCACCCAGAGAACCGGCATAGCGATCTACTTCTGCGACCCACACAGCCCCTGGCAGCGCGGCAGCAACGAAAACATCAACGGCCTCATTCGCCAGTACCTGCCCAAGGGCACAGACTTGTCGGGACACAGCCAAGAACAGTTGGATGCCATTGCACTGCAACTGAATATGCGGCCGCGTAAGCGCTTCGACTTCAAGTGCCCGATCGAAGTCATGAGCGAAGTAATGCAAGAAGCCATGGCTATGCGGCATGATGCGCCAGCGTCAATTCAATAA
- a CDS encoding substrate-binding periplasmic protein has translation MLLRHALLTLIALIASRNSAAENLHFVTEEFPPFSYSRGATASGALPDIVEATCRTLQWQCHIEVLPWRRALQQAEDGEVDGIFTVIQSPARRQAFRITPMLVTSGYDFYTLRSSNFHYSQPGDLQGRQVRVYGPSGTSFVLQESLKNTPDVEVKLVTNNHRLLLILTAGRFGERGVVVLNRDVARHLIEHEYLYALRNAGHLTSISYGIGFSRKKVTPAQFQAFNRGLRTLRNNGQLATIVQRYGLQPAN, from the coding sequence GTGTTGTTACGCCATGCCCTGCTCACACTGATCGCCTTGATTGCTTCCCGTAATTCGGCGGCTGAGAACCTGCATTTTGTAACCGAGGAGTTCCCACCCTTCAGTTACTCGCGCGGTGCAACTGCCAGCGGCGCACTGCCTGATATAGTCGAAGCCACCTGCCGCACCTTGCAGTGGCAATGCCATATTGAAGTACTGCCTTGGCGCCGTGCCCTACAGCAGGCCGAAGATGGTGAAGTGGATGGCATTTTCACCGTGATTCAATCTCCCGCACGGCGCCAGGCATTCCGTATTACTCCTATGCTGGTGACCTCCGGCTACGACTTCTACACCCTGCGCTCAAGCAACTTCCACTACAGTCAGCCAGGCGATTTGCAAGGCCGCCAGGTCCGCGTGTACGGCCCGTCAGGCACCTCATTCGTATTGCAGGAAAGCCTGAAGAACACACCGGATGTCGAAGTTAAACTGGTGACCAACAACCATCGCCTGCTGTTGATACTCACTGCTGGGCGCTTTGGTGAGCGAGGCGTCGTTGTACTTAATCGCGATGTTGCCCGCCACTTGATTGAGCATGAATATCTCTACGCGCTGCGTAACGCCGGACATTTGACGTCAATTTCATACGGCATTGGTTTTTCCCGCAAGAAAGTCACGCCTGCGCAGTTTCAGGCATTCAATCGCGGGCTGAGAACGTTGCGCAATAACGGCCAGCTTGCAACCATTGTGCAACGTTACGGTCTACAACCTGCCAACTAA
- a CDS encoding M14 family metallopeptidase, whose product MQISSNFDSGNIEVIDASNPQQVQLAIRPDLNSGHFQWLHFKVEGLQPGQRYGFSLGNAGQSSYKNAWSGYHAVASYDQRDWFRVPSRFEEGALKFDIEPQHGQIWFAYFEPYSRERHSQLIEDAQRLAGAELFATGKSIEGRPIELLHISRNPQAQRKIWLIAQQHPGEHMAEWFMQGLLERLQRRDDAELNTLLEQADLYLVPNMNPDGAFRGHLRTNVAGRDLNRAWQSASEADSPEVYFVQQQMRAVGVDLFLDIHGDEEIPHVFVAGCEGNPGYSPRLQRLENQFKQLLIDNGAEFQTTFGYTPDQFGQANTSLACNAVGMEFDCLAFTIEMPFKDHDDRPNPQTGWSSARSMQLGKDVLSVAAAMVGQLRE is encoded by the coding sequence ATGCAGATCAGCTCCAACTTCGACAGCGGCAATATCGAGGTCATCGACGCCAGCAACCCACAGCAGGTGCAGCTGGCGATTCGTCCGGACCTCAACAGTGGGCATTTCCAGTGGCTCCACTTCAAAGTCGAGGGCTTGCAGCCTGGGCAGCGTTACGGCTTCAGCCTGGGCAATGCCGGGCAGTCGTCGTACAAGAATGCCTGGAGCGGTTACCACGCCGTGGCTTCTTACGATCAGCGCGACTGGTTTCGGGTGCCCAGCCGCTTTGAAGAGGGCGCGCTGAAGTTCGACATCGAGCCGCAGCACGGGCAGATCTGGTTCGCCTATTTCGAGCCCTACAGCCGCGAGCGCCATAGCCAGTTGATCGAGGATGCGCAGCGTTTGGCGGGCGCCGAGCTGTTTGCCACAGGCAAGAGCATTGAAGGCCGGCCCATCGAGTTGCTGCACATCAGCCGCAATCCACAGGCACAGCGCAAGATCTGGCTGATCGCCCAGCAGCATCCCGGTGAGCATATGGCCGAGTGGTTTATGCAGGGGCTGCTTGAGCGTTTGCAGCGACGTGATGATGCCGAGCTGAATACGCTGTTGGAGCAGGCCGATCTGTACCTGGTGCCGAACATGAATCCGGATGGCGCGTTCCGTGGTCATCTGCGTACCAACGTCGCTGGGCGCGACCTTAACCGTGCCTGGCAGTCAGCCAGTGAGGCGGACAGCCCTGAGGTGTATTTCGTCCAGCAGCAGATGCGCGCGGTGGGCGTCGATCTGTTTCTGGATATCCACGGTGATGAGGAAATTCCTCACGTGTTTGTCGCCGGCTGTGAAGGCAACCCCGGCTATAGCCCGCGCCTGCAACGTCTGGAAAATCAGTTCAAGCAGTTGCTGATCGATAACGGTGCCGAATTCCAGACCACCTTCGGCTACACGCCCGATCAGTTCGGCCAGGCCAACACCAGCCTGGCCTGCAACGCAGTGGGCATGGAGTTTGATTGCCTGGCCTTTACCATCGAAATGCCATTCAAGGATCACGATGACCGTCCCAACCCTCAGACCGGCTGGAGTAGTGCGCGTTCGATGCAGTTGGGCAAGGATGTACTGAGTGTGGCAGCCGCCATGGTCGGGCAGCTGCGCGAATAA